A portion of the Rhinopithecus roxellana isolate Shanxi Qingling chromosome 21, ASM756505v1, whole genome shotgun sequence genome contains these proteins:
- the LOC115895522 gene encoding double homeobox protein 4C-like, which translates to MALPTPADGALPAEARGRGRRRRLVWTPSQREALRACFERNPYPGIATREELARAIGIPEPRVQIWFQNERSRQLRQHRRESRPWPGKRGPQEGRRKRTAVTRSQTALLLRAFQQDRFPGIATREELARETGLPESRIQIWFQNRRARHPGQGGRAPAQAGGPCNAAPGGCPPAPSPVALTHTGTWVTGLPAPHMPCATRTLPQGAFVSQGAGAVAPLRPSQAAQAAGFSLPPPVGGDWDFPFAALATPEGALSHPRAPPGWPPRPSQCRGDQDPQHHSLPGPCSVGQPGPAPAEPQGQGVPAPPTSQGSPWGGWGQGPQVARGAWEAQVGAAPPQGPAPPEASAPQEQVQDIRASSPPLREPGRSSALPSSLLDELLETPEFLQQARSFLESEAPTELQDVGEPAVLEPLLLSEEEYRALLEEL; encoded by the coding sequence ATGGCTCTCCCGACACCTGCCGACGGCGCCCTCCCGGCGGAAGCCCGAGGACGAGGACGGCGAAGGAGGCTCGTTTGGACCCCGAGCCAAAGGGAGGCCCTGCGAGCCTGCTTTGAGCGGAACCCGTACCCGGGCATCGCCACCAGGGAAGAGCTGGCCCGGGCCATCGGCATTCCGGAGCCAAGGGTCCAGATTTGGTTTCAGAACGAGAGATCGCGCCAGCTGAGGCAGCACCGGCGGGAATCTCGGCCCTGGCCGGGCAAGCGCGGCCCGCAAGAAGGCAGGCGAAAGCGGACCGCCGTCACCCGGTCCCAGACCGCCCTGCTCCTGCGAGCCTTCCAGCAGGATCGCTTTCCGGGCATCGCCACCCGGGAAGAACTGGCCAGAGAGACGGGCCTCCCGGAGTCCCGGATTCAGATTTGGTTTCAGAACCGGAGGGCCAGGCACCCAGGCCAGGGTGGCAGGGCACCGGCGCAGGCAGGCGGGCCGTGCAACGCGGCCCCCGGCGGGTGTCCCCCCGCTCCCTCGCCGGTCGCCCTCACCCACACCGGGACGTGGGTAACGGGGCTTCCCGCACCCCACATGCCCTGCGCGACGAGGACTCTCCCACAGGGGGCTTTCGTGAGCCAGGGAGCAGGGGCCGTCGCCCCTCTCCGGCCCAGCCAGGCTGCGCAGGCAGCAGGGTTCTCCCTTCCCCCGCCGGTAGGCGGGGATTGGGATTTTCCTTTCGCTGCCCTGGCTACCCCGGAAGGGGCGCTCTCCCACCCTCGGGCTCCCCCGGGGTGGCCCCCGCGCCCCAGCCAATGCCGGGGGGATCAGGACCCGCAGCACCACAGCCTGCCGGGCCCTTGCTCGGTGGGACAGCCTGGGCCCGCTCCAGCTGAGCCGCAGGGCCAGGGTGTGCCTGCGCCGCCCACGTCCCAGGGGAGTCCGTGGgggggctggggccaggggcCCCAGGTCGCCAGGGGGGCGTGGGAGGCCCAAGTCGGGGCAGCTCCACCTCAGGGGCCCGCGCCCCCGGAGGCCTCCGCGCCGCAGGAGCAGGTGCAAGACATCCGGGCGTCCTCCCCGCCGCTCCGGGAGCCCGGGCGCTCGTCTGCACTCCCCTCCAGCCTGCTGGATGAGCTCCTGGAGACCCCGGAGTTTCTGCAGCAGGCGCGGTCTTTCCTAGAAAGCGAGGCCCCGACGGAGCTGCAGGACGTGGGAGAGCCCGCTGTGCTGGAACCGCTGCTCCTCAGCGAGGAGGAATACCGGGCTCTGCTGGAGGAGCTTTAG
- the LOC115895533 gene encoding LOW QUALITY PROTEIN: double homeobox protein 4C-like (The sequence of the model RefSeq protein was modified relative to this genomic sequence to represent the inferred CDS: inserted 1 base in 1 codon) — protein MALPTPAHGALPAEARGRGRRRRLVWTPSQREALRACFERNPYPGIATREELARAIGIPEPRVQIWFQNERSRQLRQHRRESRPWPGKRGPQEGRRKRTAVTRSQTALLLRAFQQDRFPGIATREELARETGLPESRIQIWFQNRRARHPGQGGRAPAQAGGPCNAAPGGCPPAPSPVALTHTGTWVTGLPAPHMPCATRTLPQGAFVSQGAGAVAPLRPSQAAQAAGFSLPPPVGGDWDFPFAALATPEGALSHPQTPPGWLPRPSQCRGDQDPQHHSLPGPCSVGQPGPAPAEPQGQGVPAPPTSQGSPWXGWGQGPQVARGAWEAQVGAAPPQGPAPPEASAPQEQVQDIRASSPPLREPGRSSALPSSLLDELLETPEFLQQARSFLESEAPTELQDVGEPAVLEPLLLSEEEYRALLEEL, from the exons ATGGCTCTCCCGACACCTGCCCACGGCGCCCTCCCGGCGGAAGCCCGAGGACGAGGACGGCGAAGGAGGCTCGTTTGGACCCCGAGCCAAAGGGAGGCCCTGCGAGCCTGCTTTGAGCGGAACCCGTACCCGGGCATCGCCACCAGGGAAGAGCTGGCCCGGGCCATCGGCATTCCGGAGCCAAGGGTCCAGATTTGGTTTCAGAACGAGAGATCGCGCCAGCTGAGGCAGCACCGGCGGGAATCTCGGCCCTGGCCGGGCAAGCGCGGCCCGCAAGAAGGCAGGCGAAAGCGGACCGCCGTCACCCGGTCCCAGACCGCCCTGCTCCTGCGAGCCTTCCAGCAGGATCGCTTTCCGGGCATCGCCACCCGGGAAGAACTGGCCAGAGAGACGGGCCTCCCGGAGTCCCGGATTCAGATTTGGTTTCAGAACCGGAGGGCCAGGCACCCAGGCCAGGGTGGCAGGGCACCGGCGCAGGCAGGCGGGCCGTGCAACGCGGCCCCCGGCGGGTGTCCCCCCGCTCCCTCGCCGGTCGCCCTCACCCACACCGGGACGTGGGTAACGGGGCTTCCCGCACCCCACATGCCCTGCGCGACGAGGACTCTCCCACAGGGGGCTTTCGTGAGCCAGGGAGCAGGGGCCGTCGCCCCTCTCCGGCCCAGCCAGGCTGCGCAGGCAGCAGGGTTCTCCCTTCCCCCGCCGGTAGGCGGGGATTGGGATTTTCCTTTCGCTGCCCTGGCTACCCCGGAAGGGGCGCTCTCCCACCCTCAGACTCCCCCGGGGTGGCTCCCGCGCCCCAGCCAGTGCCGGGGGGATCAGGACCCGCAGCACCACAGCCTGCCGGGCCCTTGCTCGGTGGGACAGCCTGGGCCCGCTCCAGCTGAGCCGCAGGGCCAGGGTGTGCCTGCGCCGCCCACGTCCCAGGGGAGTCCGT ggggctggggccaggggcCCCAGGTCGCCAGGGGGGCGTGGGAGGCCCAAGTCGGGGCAGCTCCACCTCAGGGGCCCGCGCCCCCGGAGGCCTCCGCGCCGCAGGAGCAGGTGCAAGACATCCGGGCGTCCTCCCCGCCGCTCCGGGAGCCCGGGCGCTCGTCTGCACTCCCCTCCAGCCTGCTGGATGAGCTCCTGGAGACCCCGGAGTTTCTGCAGCAGGCGCGGTCTTTCCTAGAAAGCGAGGCCCCGACGGAGCTGCAGGACGTGGGAGAGCCCGCTGTGCTGGAACCGCTGCTCCTCAGCGAGGAGGAATACCGGGCTCTGCTGGAGGAGCTTTAG